A segment of the Streptomyces sp. NBC_01235 genome:
GAGCCCGTCCCCCACAGTCGCGTTCCCGGCGCCGACGCCGACGGCCGCCGCGGGGACGCCGCCTCCGGAGCCCTGACACGCAAGTACGCCTCGGCGTCCACCGCGTACCGCACGAGCACACCGGGCGCCGCCAGACCCGCACGGTCTGAGGATGTCGACCCCCTACGGCCCTTGGGCACCAATCCCCCACGGTCCCTGGGCGCCGGCCCCCTACGGTCCCCCTGCGGTGGTCGCTCGTTCGTGGTCTTCAGGCCGATCACGCCGCACCACGCGGCCGGGATCCGTACCGAGCCCGCGCCGTCGCTGCCGGTGGCCAGGGGGACCAGGCCGGCGGCCACCGCCGCCGCGGAGCCGGCCGAGGAGCCGCCCGGCGTGCGGTCGGCGCGCCAGGGGTTGACGGTGCGGCCGTGGGTTCCGAGGCCCCAGGTCTGCCAGGGGGTGCCGGGCCCGGGGACGGCGGTCGCCCCCACGGGCACGCATCCGGCGGCGATGAGCGGGGCCGCCGTACGCAGCCCGTGCCGCCCCTTCACGCCGATCGGCACCCCGGCCAGCGGCAACCACTCGCCCGCGGCGACCCGCACGTCGACCTCACGCGCCCACGCGCGCGCCCGCTCCTCCCACACCTCGGCGAAGGCGCACAGGGCACGGTCGACCCGGGAGATCCGTCCGAGTGCCTCGCCGACGACGTCCACGGCCCGCAGCCGACCCGTCCGCACGGCCGCGGCGATCTCCACGGCCGGGGGCCACTCCAGGGGCGTCATCCCGGACCACCCCCTACCCACGCCCCCACCGCTGCCCCTACCTCCTCGACTACCTCCCTCAACTACCTCCCTCAACTACCTCCCTCAGCTACCTCCTCAACGAACCGCCCTTCCGCTCCCGCCTCCGGTGAGCCGGGACAACGCTTCCGTCTCCCGTGGCGGGCTTCCGCCCAGGTCGCCGAGGCGCCAGTTCGTCACCCAGGGGACGCGGTACACGTCGATCACCGATTCGATCACCCGCACCCGCTGGACGAGCGGCCGTGGCAGCCGGCCCGGTGCGTCCGCGACGAGAACCACCGCGTCCAGGTCGAGCCCCTGCGGAGCCTCCCCGCGCCGGAAGACGTCCACCGCCCGCAGAACGGACTCCAGCCCGGCCGCATGCGTGCGCGCGACCAGCAGTACGGACGGGGGATCGCCGGCGCCGGGCCACTCGCGCCCGCAGTCCTGGCCGCCGTAGACCGCGGCGAGCGTGGAGCAGCCGGCCCCGCCGTGCGTGGCGACCCAGGAGAAGCGCCGGGGCGTGGCGGTGGAGGCGTACGGCATCGGTACCGGATCCGGTGCGGCCACCGGCCCCCGGATCCAGATCTCCGGCCCCCGTTGCCCGTCCGTCGTCCGCATGACCCGTGTCCCTCCCAGTCGTCGCCGTCCTCCGGGACGCCCCTGATCCTGGTGGTCCCCGGTGCGGCCCCGGGAGCGGGGCGTGGTTTCCTGGAACGAGGCTGTGACGTCGTGGTGACGTGAGGATCGGGAGCGCTCGGAGAGACTCAACAGTACGTGTATACGTACACGGACCTGGACGACCGGATCGTGACGACGCATCCGAGTGAGGAACCGATGTCTCGACTCAGCCGTGAGAAGAAGCGGGAACAGAAGCACGCCGGCCGGCAGGCTGCCGTGGTGGCACCGCTCGACGTCCATGTCCGCGGGGGTGGGACGGCGACGATAGGCGGCGTACCGGTCGTGGCGGTCGACGGCGAGGAGATCCAGCGCGCCGTACTGAGCCACCTCCACCGCATCGCCCTCGCCACCGGACACCCGGTCCTCGCCACGGTCCACGACGAACGCATCAGCTACGTCGTCCCCCTGCGCGTGGACCCGGACGGCTCCAGTCACTTCACGGCAGAGCCCCTACGGACGACGGCGACGCGGGAAGCGGTACGGGAGACGGCACCCGGGGCGGTACGGGAGGAGGCACCGGACGCGCAGAGCGCCGAACCCACCACCGCGCCCGAATCCCGCAGCGCGCCCAGCACTGTGCCCGCGCCCGCCGACACGCCCGCCGCCGCCCCTGCTTTCGCGCCCGTCGAGGACGAACAACCTGCTCAGCCGCGAAGCGACAAGGCCACGCACTTCCTGCGCCCGGTGCCCGAGCCGGTACGGGATGCGGCGCCGACGTTCCCGTTGCGCGCGGTCCCCGAGTCGGAGGCCGAGCGGGGACCTCAGTCGGCACCGGCGCCCGAGACGGCACCCACGTACGCGCTCCGGGCCGTACCGGAACCCCAGGACGACGTCCCCGCCCCCGGCACGGTCATCGCCCCGACGGGCGTGTTCGGCCCGCCCCCGACGATGGACGAGCCGTCGAACCCGAACCCGAACCCGAACCCGAACCCGAACCCGGACCCGGACGCCGGCCCCAACGCGACCCCGGCCCCGGTCCCCACCCTGTCCTCGCCCCTCACCCCGGCCCCGGTCCCCACCTCGGCCCCGATCCCGCTCCCGCTGCCGACCCCCACCTCAACCCCTACACCCCCGGCCCCCACCCCCCTCTTCCCCAACGACCTCATCTCCGACTCGGCCTCCGACCCCGACCCCAAGCCCACCCCCGCTCGTGGCTTCGACGCCGTGGCGGAGGCGGTGCTCGGGGACGACCCCCGTACCCTCCAGGGCGACGGCGGGGGGCCCGCCCTCCTCGGGGAACCGATCGCGCAGATCAACGAGGCCGTGCGGGCGGGCCGTATAGACGCGGCGGCCGACCTCGCGGAGCGGACCGTGCTGGAGGCGTCCGGGACGCTGGGGCCGGAGCACCCCGAAGTGCTCCGGCTGCGCGAACTCACCGCGTACATCGCCTACTTGGCGGGGGACCCGCTGCGTTCCTTCCACGTCTCCCTGGACCTGGCCCGCATCCGCCGCCGGGCCCGGGACGCGGAGGCCGCGTACGGCAACGTCCAGAGCGCGGCGGCGGCCTGGCGTGCCGTACGCGACCCCCTGCAGGGACTGAACCTGGGGACCGAACTCCTCGGCCTGTGGACGGAGCTCACCACCGAGGAGGGTCCGGCTGCCGACGACGTCGAGCAGCTGGAGTCCGCCCGCGCGCGCATGCTCCGCCTGGCCGACCGCGCCCGCAAGTCAGGCGCGTAGCAGCCCGGTCGACCAGAAGGGGCCGACCAGAAGGAGCCGACGAGAAGGAGCCGACGAGAAGGTGTCGGTCAGAAGGAGCCGGTCAGACGGAGCCGGTCAGGCGGACAGTGTCCAGACCGCGTACGCGAGGGCGTCCGCGTTGCGGTCCAGGGCCGTGTCGTTGATGTTGGCCGTGGTGTCGCAGGAGGAGTGGTAGCAGCGGTCGAAGGCCTGCCCGGCCGTACCGCCCCACTTGGCCGCCTGCGCCGCCGTCTTGATGTAGTCGGCGCCGCTGAACAGCCCGCCCACCGGCACGCCCGCGTTCTTGAAGGGGGCGTGGTCGGAGCGGCCGTCGCCCTCGGTCTCGATCTCCGTCGCGACGCCGAGGCCGGTGAAGTAGTCCTTGAAGGTCTTCTCGATGGCCGGGTCGTCGTCGTAGACGAAGTAGCCCGGGTTCGGCGAGCCGATCATGTCGAAGTTGAGGTAGCCGCTGATGCGGGCGCGGTTCGCCGAGGACAGGTTGTTGACGTAGTACTTGGACCCGACCAGGCCCAGTTCCTCCGCGCCCCACCAGGCGAACCGCAGGTGCTTGCCCGGCTGGTAGCCGGACCGGGCCACGGCCAGGGCCGTTTCCAGCACGGCCGCCGAGCCGGAGCCGTTGTCGTTGATCCCGGCGCCGGCCGTCACGGAGTCCAGATGGGACCCGGCCATGACGACCTGGCCGGTGTCGCCGCCGGGCCAGTCGGCGATGAGGTTGTAGCCGGTGCGGCCGGAGGAGGTGAACTGCTGGATGGTGGTGGTGTACCCGGCGGCGTCCAGCTTGGCCTTCACGTAGTCGAGCGATGCCTTGTAGCCGGTGCGGCCGTGGGCGCGGTTGCCGCCGTTGGCGGTGGCGATGGACTGCAACTGCGTCAGATGCGCCTTGACGTTGGCCACGGGGATGTCGGGGGCGGCGACCAGGGGCGCGGGGGCGGGTGCGGCGCCGGCTATCGATCCGCAAGTCAGGAGCATGACAACCGAGACGGCGCTGACGGCTGCTGTGCGCCCGGAGGCGGGAAGCTTCACGGCGGGGAACTTCACGGCGGGGAGCTGCATGTGGGGGGCTCCGGATTCCTCGGGAGTCGCCGCGTCACAGCGACTCCACAGTGAATGGGGTTCCAGGATGGTGAACTCGCCACTAACTCTGCGTCAAGAGCGTTATCAGGACACAGGATTCACATACCGGACATCGAGAGCCCCCGAGTGGGCTAATGCACGCAGAACTCGTTCCCCTCCGGATCCGCCATGACCACCCATGCCCCGGAAGGCTCCTCCACCTCCCGCAGCACGCTCGCCCCCAGCGCCGTCAGCCGCTCGACCTCTCCGGCCCGCAGCCCCGCACCGGGATGCAGATCGAGGTGGAGCCGGTTCTTGACCGTCTTCGGTTCCGGCACCCGCTGGAACAGCAGCCGCCGCCCGAGACCGGTCCCGCTGTCGGGGTCGTACGGGTCGTCGGGGTGGCGTACGGCGATCAGATCCCGGAAGGCGGGGCGGCCGTGAAACTCCGGCGTCGCCGCGCCCGGCAGCGCGCCGAGCTCCAGCAGCCGCTCGATGAGCGCGCTGTTGTCCTCGATCGCGTAGTGCAGCGCGGCGGCCCAGAAATCGGCCTGCGCGTGCGGGTCGGCGGAGTCGACGACTAGCTTCCAGTGCACGGGCGTGGGCTTGGGCGTGGGCGCTGCGTCGGATGCTGACGATGTCTCGGATACCGCGGGCGTCTCAGTCATGCAGCCACATGTAGCAGGCCTGGAGCCTGTCCGGCGGGTCATACCGGAGACGCGGGGCCTGGCACGCTCACCTGTGTTGATTCGGTGCCCTAACCATCCTCCGACCCGCCGGAGCATCCGCCGGCTCACCCGTCGATCTCCCGTCGAGGTATCCGCCGGCTCACCCCGCCGATCGCCCGCCGCAGCTCGGTGAAGCGCAGCCGGCAGTTGTCGAGCAGTGCGATGACGAGCGGCGACCACTTGTCGGCGACCCGGTCCAGGATCTACGGCTCGTCGGCGACCCGGTCCAGGATCTACGGCTCGGCGAGGGGAGGCACGCCCGCCTCCGGAACGGCTACAGCGGGGGCACCGGACGCTGCGGAGGCGGCGGACGTGGCAGCCATGGCAGGCGTGGTGGAGGCGGCGGACGTGGCAGGCGTGGTGGAAGCCACCCTCTCCGCCTTCAGGACGGCGCCGGCGGTGCCCGTCGTGATGGTCGTGCTGGGCAACCTCGCGTCGCTGATCTCGGTGGCGAGGGCGCGGGACGCCCGGCGCGAGGTGCGCAGCGCGTCCCCGGTGAGCAGCACCAGGGCCAGCCACACCAGCGCGAACCCGGCCCAGCGCTCGGGCGGCATGGCCTCGCCGAAGTAGAGGACGCCGAGCATGAACTGGAGGACCGGCGCCATGTACTGCAGCAGGCCCAGCGTGGACAGCGGCACGCGGATCGCCGCCGCGCCGAAGCAGACGAGGGGGAGCGCGGTGACGATGCCGGTGGAGGCGAGCAGGGCCGCGTGTCCGACGCCCTCGGTCGTGAAGGTGGCGTCGCCGTGCGCGGACAGCCACAGCAGGTAGCCCAGAGCGGGCAGGAACTGGACGGCGGTCTCGGCGGTCAGCGACTCGACCCCGCCCAGATTCACCTTCTTCTTCACCAGCCCGTAGGTGGCGAAGGAGAAGGCGAGGACGAGGGAGATCCATGGCGGGCGGCCGTAGCCGACGGTCAGGACCAGCACCGCGCTGAAGCCGACGCCGACTGCGGCCCACTGCACGGGCCGCAGCCGCTCCTTGAGGATCAGCACGCCCATCGCGATGGTGACCAGCGGGTTGATGAAGTACCCGAGGGACGCCTCGACGACATGGCCGCTGTTCACGGCCCAGATGTAGACGCCCCAGTTCACGGTGATGACGGCCGCGGCGATCACGACGAGACAGAGTCGGCGCGGCTGTCGCAGCAGCTCACCGGCCCACGCCCAGCGCCGCACGACGAGCAGTGCGGCGGCGACGAAGGCGAGGGACCACACCATGCGGTGGGCGAGTATCTCGGTCGCCCCGGCGGGCTTGAGCAGGGGCCAGAAGAGGGGCACCAGCCCCCACATCCCGTACGCCGCGAAGCCGTTCAGCAGACCGGTCCGGCCCTCACTCCTCGTCCCGGCCACGGGGCGCCCCTCCCTCTCGCGTTCTGGCATGCGTGGACGAAGGTAACGCCGAGCACCCCCGTCTGTCATGTCCGTATCGCTATACGGTCATGACAGGCGGGGGTGGGTGGCTCAAGGGCCCGCAGGGGGAGTGTCAGCCCTTGAGCGCCGCCGTTATCGCCTCGGCGAGCGGAGTGGTCGGGCGGCCGGCGAGGCGGGACAGGTCGCCGCTGGAGACGACCAGTTCGCCCTGCTCGATCGACGCGTCCACGCCGGCCAGGATCGCGGCGAGCGGCTCGGGCAGGCCGGCTCCGGTCAGGATGCCGGTGAGCACCTCGACGGGTACGGCGTTGTAGGCGATCTCCTTGCCGGTCTGCTTGGTCAGCTCGGCCGCGTACTCGGCGAAGCTCCACGCCTCGTCGCCGCCCAGCTCGTACGTCTTGTTCTCGTGGCCCTCGCCGGTCAGCACGGCGACGGCGGCGGCCGCGTAGTCGGCGCGGGAGGCGGAGGAGACCCGGCCCTCACCCGCGGCGGCGACGACGGCGTTGTGCTCCAGCACCGGGGCGAGGTTCTCGGTGTAGTTCTCGTGGTACCAGCCGTTGCGCAGCAGCGCGTACGGCAGGCCGGAGGCGAGCAGCGCCTTCTCAGTGGCGCGGTGGTCGTCCGCCAGTGCCGCGCTCAGGGTGCCCGGGGCGCTGGTGTACGCGAGGAGGGCGACCCCGGCCGCCTTCGCGGCGTCGATGACGACCTGGTGCTGTGCGGGGCGGCCCTTGTCGAACTCGTTGCCCGAGATCAGCAGCACCTTGTCGCCGGAGGCGAAGAGGCTGCCGAAGGTCTCGGGGGCGTTGTAGTCGGCGACGGCGAGCTTGACGCCGCGGGCCGCGAAGTCGGCGCCCTTGGCCTCGTCGCGGACGACGGCCGTGATCTGCTCGGCCGGGACCTTCTCCAGCAACTGCTCGACTACGTGGCGGCCGAGGTGTCCGGTGGCTCCGGTGACGACGATGCTCATGGGTCAGGAACTCCTAGTGGGGGTGTGCGGGTCTGTCGCTAACCCTAGGAGATGCGCTAACTCTGGGAAAGTACCCACTTTGAAGTAAGGTACTAACGTGCTGGTAAGTGTCACGGACAGTGCCAGGCCGCACGGCGCGGGCACTCATGGCATACGGCGCGGGCAGCCAGGCATACGGCGCGGGCTTACGGCGCGGGCATACGGCGAGGCCCGGAACTGGAACTCCAGTCCCGGGCCTCGCCGCCGGTCATCACATGCTTCACCACATGCTTCAGCCGACTTGGTTCACCACATGGTTCAGCCGACGACCGTCCAGGTGTCCCCACCCGCCAGCAGCGCCGCCAGATCGCCCTTGCCGTGCTGTTCGATCGCCGTGTCCAACTGGTCCGCCAGCTGTGTGTCGTAGACCGGCCGCTCGACCGAGCGCAGCACACCGATCGGCGTGTGGTGCAGGGTGTCCGGGTCGGCCAGCCGGGACAGGGCGAAGGCGGTGGTCGGGGACGCGGCGTGCGCGTCGTGGACCAGCACGTCCGCCGCGTTCTCCGGGGTCACCGTGACGACCTTCAGATCGCCGGTCGCCCTGTCGCGCACGACCCCCCGCGCGCCTCCCCCACCCTCGGCTTCGCTCGAGCGGGAGGTGCCCCCAGCTCCGAACCTGATCGGCTGCCCGTGCTCCAGTCGGATCACCGCTTCCTCGGCCGACTGCCGGTCCTTCAGCGCCTCGAACGCGCCGTCGTTGAAGATGTTGCAGTTCTGGTAGATCTCGACCAGCGCCGTGCCCGGGTGGGCGGCGGCCTGGCGCAGCACCTCCGTCAGGTGCTTGCGGTCGGAGTCGATGGTCCGCGCCACGAACGACGCCTCCGCGCCGAGCGCCAGCGACACCGGGTTGAAGGGCGCGTCGAGCGAGCCCATCGGCGTCGACTTGGTGATCTTGCCGACCTCGGAGGTGGGCGAGTACTGGCCCTTGGTGAGCCCGTAGATCCGGTTGTTGAACAGCAGGATCTTCAGGTTCACGTTCCGCCGCAGCGCGTGGATCAGATGGTTGCCGCCGATGGACAGCGCGTCCCCGTCGCCGGTCACCACCCACACGCTCAGGTCGCGCCGGCTGGCGGCGAGCCCGGTCGCGATCGCCGGGGCCCGCCCGTGAATCGAATGCATCCCGTAGGTGTTCATGTAGTACGGGAAGCGCGACGAGCAGCCGATGCCCGAGACGAAGACGATGTTCTCCTTGGCGAGCCCCAGCTCCGGCATGAAGCCCTGGACGGCCGCCAGGATCGCGTAGTCACCGCAGCCGGGGCACCAGCGCACTTCCTGATCGGACTTGAAGTCCTTCATGGACTGCCTGGCCTCGGCCTTGGGGACGAGCGAGAGCGCCTCGATCGTGCCCGTGCCTTCCGCTCCGGTCTCAGCCATCGATGGCCTCCTTGAGCGCCGCGGCGAGCTGCTCCGCCTTGAACGGCATACCGTTGACCTGGTTGTACGAGTGGGCGTCGACCAGGTACTTCGCCCGTACGAGGGTGGCGAGCTGGCCGAGGTTCATCTCGGGGACGACGACCTTGTCGTAGTGCTTCAGCACCGCGCCGAGGTTGCGCGGGAACGGGTTGAGGTGCCGCAGATGCGCCTGCGCGATGGCCTCGCCCGCCGTGCGCAGCCGCCGTACGGCCGCCGTGATGGGCCCGTAGGTGGAACCCCAGCCCAGCACCAGGGTTCTCGCCCCGTGCGGGTCGTCGACCTCGAGGTCCGGGACGTCGATGCCGTCGATCTTGGCCTGGCGGGTGCGCACCATGAAGTCGTGGTTGGCGGGGGCGTAGGAGATGTTCCCGGTCCCGTCCTCCTTCTCGATCCCGCCGATACGGTGCTCCAGCCCCGGCGTGCCCGGGATCGCCCACGGCCGGGCGAGGGTCTGCGGGTCACGTTTGTACGGCCAGAAGACCTCGGTGCCGTCGTCCAGCGTGTGGTTCGGCCCCTGCGCGAACTGCACCCGCAGATCCGGCAGCTCGTCCAGCTCCGGGATGCGCCAGGGTTCGGAGCCGTTGGCCAGGTAGCCGTCGGACAGGAGCATCACCGGGGTCCGGTAGGTGAGCGCGATCCGCGCCGCCTCCAGGGCCGCGTCGAAACAGTCGGCGGGCGTGCGGGGCGCCACGATCGGCACCGGGGCCTCGCCGTTGCGCCCGAACATGGCCTGCAACAGGTCGGCCTGCTCGGTCTTGGTCGGCAGACCCGTCGACGGCCCGCCCCGCTGGATGTCCACGACCAGCAGCGGCAGCTCCAGCGAGACGGCGAGTCCGATGGTCTCGGACTTCAGCGCCACACCGGGCCCGGAGGTGGTGGTGACGGCGAGGGACCCGCCGAAGGCCGCCCCCAGCGCCGCGCCGATCCCCGCGATCTCGTCCTCCGCCTGGAAGGTCCGTACGCCGAAGTTCTTGTGCCGGCTGAGCTCGTGCAGGATGTCGGAGGCCGGCGTGATCGGGTACGACCCCAGGAACAGCGGCAGATCGGCCTGCCGGGAGGCGGCGATCAGGCCGTACGCCAGAGCCAGGTTGCCGGAGATGTTGCGGTAGGTGCCGACGGGGAACGCCTTCGCCGCCGGAGCGACCTCGTAACTGACCGCGAAGTCCTCGGTCGTCTCGCCGAAGTTCCACCCCGCACGGAAGGCGGCGATGTTCGCGGCCGCGATGTCGGGCTTCTTCGCGAACTTCGATCTCAGGAACTTCTCGGTGCCCTCGGTCGGCCGGTGGTACATCCACGACAAGAGGCCGAGCGCGAACATGTTCTTGCTGCGCTCGGCCTCTTTGCGGGTGAGGTCGAATTCCTTCAGTGCCTCGACGGTCAGGGTGGTCAGGGGGACCGGGTGGAGCTGGTAACCGTCGAGGGAGCCGTCCTCCAGCGGCGAGGCCGCGTACCCCACCTTCTGCATCGCGCGTTTGGTGAACTCGTCCGTGTTGACGATGATCTCCGCGCCGCGCGGTACGTCACCGATGTTCGCTTTCAGCGCCGCAGGATTCATGGCGACCAGCACATTGGGCGCGTCACCAGGGGTGAGGATGTCGTGGTCGGCGAAGTGCAGCTGGAACGAGGAGACACCGGGGAGGGTGCCGGCGGGCGCGCGGATCTCGGCGGGGAAGTTCGGCAGGGTGGAGAGGTCGTTGCCGAACGACGCCGTCTCCGAGGTGAAGCGGTCACCGGTGAGCTGCATACCGTCACCCGAGTCACCCGCGAACCTGATGATCACCCGGTCGAGACGGCGTACGTCCTTCGTCCCGTCCGGTTTGCGCTGCTCTCCCACGACGGCCGCGTCCGCTCCGCCGGTTCCGTCGGCCTGTTCCGCTGGGCTGCTGACCTGACTGGTCACTGAACTGGACCTCCCTCGAGGTGGCTGTCCCGCAGAGGTCTTCCTGAAGACCCTCCATGGATCAACCCTACGTCTGTAAGGGTCGCCTTCCCTCGGCCATTTCGTATGACAGTCGATGTCCCGACACGGCCCGGCACCCCCGCTGCCATGATTTCCCGCCCCCCGGCGTCGTCGCGGTAGACGCACCGGCCAGTGAGACGTGGTCACCTTTGGCGCGCGGTCACCTCGACGACTGGCACAGTGCCACCGAGTCAAGAATTGAGGTAGGTGAGAACCGCGAGAACGCGGCGGTGATCCCCGTCACTGGGGGACAGGCCGAGCTTCAGGAAGATGTTGCTGACGTGCTTCTCCACGGCCCCGTCGCTGACGACCAGCTGCCGGGCGATCGCCGAGTTCGTCCGCCCCTCGGCCATCAGCCCGAGGACCTCCCGCTCCCGCGGGGTCAGCCCCGCCAGCACGTCCTGCTTCCGGCTGCGGCCGAGCAGCTGCGCGACGACCTCCGGGTCGAGGGCCGTCCCGCCCTGGGCGACCCGCAC
Coding sequences within it:
- a CDS encoding 2-oxoacid:ferredoxin oxidoreductase subunit beta: MAETGAEGTGTIEALSLVPKAEARQSMKDFKSDQEVRWCPGCGDYAILAAVQGFMPELGLAKENIVFVSGIGCSSRFPYYMNTYGMHSIHGRAPAIATGLAASRRDLSVWVVTGDGDALSIGGNHLIHALRRNVNLKILLFNNRIYGLTKGQYSPTSEVGKITKSTPMGSLDAPFNPVSLALGAEASFVARTIDSDRKHLTEVLRQAAAHPGTALVEIYQNCNIFNDGAFEALKDRQSAEEAVIRLEHGQPIRFGAGGTSRSSEAEGGGGARGVVRDRATGDLKVVTVTPENAADVLVHDAHAASPTTAFALSRLADPDTLHHTPIGVLRSVERPVYDTQLADQLDTAIEQHGKGDLAALLAGGDTWTVVG
- a CDS encoding SDR family oxidoreductase: MSIVVTGATGHLGRHVVEQLLEKVPAEQITAVVRDEAKGADFAARGVKLAVADYNAPETFGSLFASGDKVLLISGNEFDKGRPAQHQVVIDAAKAAGVALLAYTSAPGTLSAALADDHRATEKALLASGLPYALLRNGWYHENYTENLAPVLEHNAVVAAAGEGRVSSASRADYAAAAVAVLTGEGHENKTYELGGDEAWSFAEYAAELTKQTGKEIAYNAVPVEVLTGILTGAGLPEPLAAILAGVDASIEQGELVVSSGDLSRLAGRPTTPLAEAITAALKG
- a CDS encoding tetratricopeptide repeat protein — its product is MSRLSREKKREQKHAGRQAAVVAPLDVHVRGGGTATIGGVPVVAVDGEEIQRAVLSHLHRIALATGHPVLATVHDERISYVVPLRVDPDGSSHFTAEPLRTTATREAVRETAPGAVREEAPDAQSAEPTTAPESRSAPSTVPAPADTPAAAPAFAPVEDEQPAQPRSDKATHFLRPVPEPVRDAAPTFPLRAVPESEAERGPQSAPAPETAPTYALRAVPEPQDDVPAPGTVIAPTGVFGPPPTMDEPSNPNPNPNPNPNPDPDAGPNATPAPVPTLSSPLTPAPVPTSAPIPLPLPTPTSTPTPPAPTPLFPNDLISDSASDPDPKPTPARGFDAVAEAVLGDDPRTLQGDGGGPALLGEPIAQINEAVRAGRIDAAADLAERTVLEASGTLGPEHPEVLRLRELTAYIAYLAGDPLRSFHVSLDLARIRRRARDAEAAYGNVQSAAAAWRAVRDPLQGLNLGTELLGLWTELTTEEGPAADDVEQLESARARMLRLADRARKSGA
- a CDS encoding VOC family protein — encoded protein: MTETPAVSETSSASDAAPTPKPTPVHWKLVVDSADPHAQADFWAAALHYAIEDNSALIERLLELGALPGAATPEFHGRPAFRDLIAVRHPDDPYDPDSGTGLGRRLLFQRVPEPKTVKNRLHLDLHPGAGLRAGEVERLTALGASVLREVEEPSGAWVVMADPEGNEFCVH
- a CDS encoding DUF6668 family protein — protein: MRTTDGQRGPEIWIRGPVAAPDPVPMPYASTATPRRFSWVATHGGAGCSTLAAVYGGQDCGREWPGAGDPPSVLLVARTHAAGLESVLRAVDVFRRGEAPQGLDLDAVVLVADAPGRLPRPLVQRVRVIESVIDVYRVPWVTNWRLGDLGGSPPRETEALSRLTGGGSGRAVR
- the rarD gene encoding EamA family transporter RarD, with the protein product MPEREREGRPVAGTRSEGRTGLLNGFAAYGMWGLVPLFWPLLKPAGATEILAHRMVWSLAFVAAALLVVRRWAWAGELLRQPRRLCLVVIAAAVITVNWGVYIWAVNSGHVVEASLGYFINPLVTIAMGVLILKERLRPVQWAAVGVGFSAVLVLTVGYGRPPWISLVLAFSFATYGLVKKKVNLGGVESLTAETAVQFLPALGYLLWLSAHGDATFTTEGVGHAALLASTGIVTALPLVCFGAAAIRVPLSTLGLLQYMAPVLQFMLGVLYFGEAMPPERWAGFALVWLALVLLTGDALRTSRRASRALATEISDARLPSTTITTGTAGAVLKAERVASTTPATSAASTTPAMAATSAASAASGAPAVAVPEAGVPPLAEP
- a CDS encoding 2-oxoacid:acceptor oxidoreductase subunit alpha, whose translation is MTSQVSSPAEQADGTGGADAAVVGEQRKPDGTKDVRRLDRVIIRFAGDSGDGMQLTGDRFTSETASFGNDLSTLPNFPAEIRAPAGTLPGVSSFQLHFADHDILTPGDAPNVLVAMNPAALKANIGDVPRGAEIIVNTDEFTKRAMQKVGYAASPLEDGSLDGYQLHPVPLTTLTVEALKEFDLTRKEAERSKNMFALGLLSWMYHRPTEGTEKFLRSKFAKKPDIAAANIAAFRAGWNFGETTEDFAVSYEVAPAAKAFPVGTYRNISGNLALAYGLIAASRQADLPLFLGSYPITPASDILHELSRHKNFGVRTFQAEDEIAGIGAALGAAFGGSLAVTTTSGPGVALKSETIGLAVSLELPLLVVDIQRGGPSTGLPTKTEQADLLQAMFGRNGEAPVPIVAPRTPADCFDAALEAARIALTYRTPVMLLSDGYLANGSEPWRIPELDELPDLRVQFAQGPNHTLDDGTEVFWPYKRDPQTLARPWAIPGTPGLEHRIGGIEKEDGTGNISYAPANHDFMVRTRQAKIDGIDVPDLEVDDPHGARTLVLGWGSTYGPITAAVRRLRTAGEAIAQAHLRHLNPFPRNLGAVLKHYDKVVVPEMNLGQLATLVRAKYLVDAHSYNQVNGMPFKAEQLAAALKEAIDG
- a CDS encoding M28 family metallopeptidase, with amino-acid sequence MKLPASGRTAAVSAVSVVMLLTCGSIAGAAPAPAPLVAAPDIPVANVKAHLTQLQSIATANGGNRAHGRTGYKASLDYVKAKLDAAGYTTTIQQFTSSGRTGYNLIADWPGGDTGQVVMAGSHLDSVTAGAGINDNGSGSAAVLETALAVARSGYQPGKHLRFAWWGAEELGLVGSKYYVNNLSSANRARISGYLNFDMIGSPNPGYFVYDDDPAIEKTFKDYFTGLGVATEIETEGDGRSDHAPFKNAGVPVGGLFSGADYIKTAAQAAKWGGTAGQAFDRCYHSSCDTTANINDTALDRNADALAYAVWTLSA
- a CDS encoding amidase — its product is MTPLEWPPAVEIAAAVRTGRLRAVDVVGEALGRISRVDRALCAFAEVWEERARAWAREVDVRVAAGEWLPLAGVPIGVKGRHGLRTAAPLIAAGCVPVGATAVPGPGTPWQTWGLGTHGRTVNPWRADRTPGGSSAGSAAAVAAGLVPLATGSDGAGSVRIPAAWCGVIGLKTTNERPPQGDRRGPAPRDRGGLVPKGRRGSTSSDRAGLAAPGVLVRYAVDAEAYLRVRAPEAASPRRPSASAPGTRLWGTGSEAHARVTGAEACEGTGTTVSVPPPAPPLAVFSPDLGFADPDPEPLALARAAAERLAEAGVVRLPTSDALLRLEDPAPAWLALRTPGSDLRAAARIREVNDRLLADLFSHADLLLTPTTPNAAHGHEGPGDRYSTALTWAFNLSGHPAISLPAGIGTDGCPVGLQVVAAHGGERSLLAAARGTKPYR